The following are from one region of the Candidatus Binatus sp. genome:
- a CDS encoding UTP--glucose-1-phosphate uridylyltransferase: MKVRKAVILAAGMGTRMLPSSKVIPKEILPVIDTPAIQMVVEEAIASGIEEIVIVISPGKTTVIDHFNRNRELERHLEERGKRELLEIVRRSNNPAKIVVAEQRSPLGLGHAVLQAREAVGNEPFAVMLPDDIFDCPRPCLRQLLDVAEAEDAPVVALLKVARSEISKYGIVDAIPAGPRLYELRGLVEKPAIEDAPSDLAIMGRYVVTPEVFALLAEGKPGAGGEIQFTDALMALSKRRKIFGYEFEGIRYDLGDRVGFISAQIGFGLKRPDLADRLRAYLQSIIAQ; encoded by the coding sequence ATGAAAGTAAGGAAGGCAGTCATCCTTGCGGCGGGCATGGGTACGCGAATGTTGCCGTCGTCGAAGGTGATCCCCAAGGAAATTTTGCCGGTGATCGATACGCCGGCGATCCAGATGGTGGTGGAAGAGGCGATCGCGTCGGGGATCGAGGAGATCGTGATCGTGATCAGCCCCGGCAAGACGACGGTGATCGATCATTTCAACCGCAATCGCGAACTCGAGCGCCATCTCGAAGAGCGCGGCAAGCGGGAACTACTCGAGATCGTGCGGCGCAGCAACAATCCGGCGAAGATCGTCGTCGCGGAGCAGCGGAGTCCGCTCGGCCTTGGTCACGCGGTGCTGCAAGCGCGCGAGGCGGTCGGCAATGAGCCGTTCGCGGTGATGCTGCCGGACGACATTTTCGATTGCCCGCGGCCGTGTCTGCGGCAGTTGCTCGACGTCGCGGAAGCCGAGGATGCGCCGGTCGTGGCGCTGCTCAAAGTCGCGCGCAGCGAAATCTCGAAGTATGGAATCGTCGATGCGATTCCCGCCGGTCCGCGGCTCTACGAATTGCGCGGCCTGGTCGAGAAGCCCGCAATCGAGGATGCGCCGAGTGACCTTGCGATCATGGGGCGCTACGTCGTGACGCCCGAAGTGTTCGCGTTGCTGGCGGAGGGCAAGCCGGGCGCCGGCGGCGAGATTCAATTCACCGACGCGCTGATGGCGCTCTCGAAACGGCGCAAGATTTTCGGCTACGAGTTCGAGGGCATCCGCTACGACCTGGGCGATCGCGTCGGGTTCATCTCGGCGCAAATCGGGTTCGGCTTGAAACGGCCTGATCTCGCTGATAGGTTGCGAGCTTACTTGCAGTCAATTATCGCGCAATAA
- a CDS encoding recombinase family protein, which yields MANISIRRCAIYTRKSSEEGLEQDYNSLHAQRDACEAYIRSQAGEGWRLVKTAYDDGGFSGGKMERPALQQLLANIRDGLIDVVVVYKVDRLTRSLADFARMVELFDAHAVSFVAVTQQFNTTSSMGRLTLNVLLSFAQFEREVIGERIRDKIAASKRKGIWMGGALPIGYDVRDRKLVINESEATTVRHIFERYLELGSVRLLKKDLDSRGVVSATRASRKGNTRGGKPFSRGALYNLLSNPIYVGEIRHRTERHPGQHDAIVSRELWERVQQQLRSRAVRQGEGRKTEATLSPLAGKLFDESGEPLYVQGAAKGQRRYRYYVSRRLVRGESQDAEQAWRISAPEIEQTISAAAREILSDRAAIALALEESGTDPNQLKPVLESAQVWTERLRSEREAASALSELTERVELSREGFHLLLKLPLLPPGTESRAPTDHLSLKKLLPMQVKRRGVEMRMVLEGDSTPSRVDLPLLKAVARARRWSQDLIAGRVQSVGEIAKRDGVAARYVRELMPLGFLAPGIVEAIVEGHQPPELTVIDLTRRIDLPLLWTEQGQALGIQ from the coding sequence GTGGCTAATATCTCGATCAGGCGTTGCGCAATTTACACCCGCAAGTCGTCGGAAGAAGGACTCGAGCAGGACTACAACTCGCTGCACGCGCAGCGTGACGCATGCGAGGCGTACATCAGGAGCCAAGCGGGCGAGGGCTGGCGGCTAGTCAAGACGGCTTACGATGACGGCGGCTTTTCGGGCGGTAAGATGGAGCGACCGGCGCTCCAGCAATTGCTCGCTAACATACGCGACGGTTTGATCGATGTCGTGGTCGTATACAAGGTAGATCGACTCACCCGCTCGCTCGCCGACTTCGCAAGGATGGTCGAGTTGTTCGACGCTCATGCGGTGTCGTTTGTGGCGGTCACCCAGCAGTTCAATACCACCAGCTCGATGGGGCGGCTCACCCTCAACGTGCTGCTATCGTTCGCGCAGTTCGAGCGCGAAGTTATCGGCGAACGCATACGCGACAAAATCGCCGCCTCCAAGCGCAAGGGAATCTGGATGGGAGGCGCTCTCCCAATCGGATACGACGTCCGCGACCGCAAATTGGTGATCAACGAAAGCGAGGCCACAACCGTACGGCACATTTTTGAGCGCTACCTGGAACTCGGCAGCGTCCGGCTTTTGAAGAAGGATCTGGACAGCCGCGGAGTTGTGTCGGCCACCAGGGCGTCAAGAAAGGGCAACACACGCGGAGGCAAGCCATTCTCGCGCGGAGCGCTCTACAACCTGCTCTCCAACCCAATCTACGTGGGGGAGATCCGACACCGGACCGAACGCCATCCGGGACAGCACGACGCCATTGTTAGCCGCGAGCTGTGGGAACGGGTCCAACAACAGCTACGCAGCCGGGCGGTCCGGCAGGGTGAAGGCCGCAAGACCGAGGCAACGCTAAGTCCGCTGGCAGGGAAGCTATTCGACGAAAGCGGCGAGCCGCTCTATGTGCAGGGCGCGGCAAAGGGTCAACGCCGCTACCGCTATTACGTTTCTCGAAGACTGGTCAGAGGTGAGTCGCAAGACGCAGAACAGGCGTGGCGGATATCCGCGCCAGAAATCGAGCAGACCATCTCTGCTGCGGCTCGGGAGATTCTCAGCGACCGGGCAGCGATCGCGCTCGCGCTTGAAGAGTCTGGCACAGACCCTAATCAGCTGAAGCCAGTTCTCGAGTCTGCTCAGGTGTGGACTGAACGGCTGCGATCCGAGAGAGAAGCCGCATCAGCGCTTAGCGAGCTAACGGAACGGGTTGAGCTCAGCCGCGAGGGTTTCCATCTATTGTTGAAGTTACCGCTGCTACCTCCTGGAACGGAAAGCCGTGCACCTACGGATCATCTTTCTCTCAAGAAATTGCTCCCCATGCAGGTGAAGCGCCGCGGTGTCGAAATGCGGATGGTACTCGAGGGCGACTCCACACCCAGCCGGGTCGACCTTCCGCTGCTCAAGGCAGTCGCCCGCGCCCGCCGGTGGTCGCAAGACCTGATCGCAGGCCGCGTACAGTCGGTTGGCGAGATCGCGAAGCGGGATGGTGTCGCGGCTCGGTATGTGCGAGAGCTGATGCCGCTTGGATTTCTGGCACCCGGAATTGTCGAGGCGATTGTCGAAGGCCACCAGCCGCCCGAGTTGACCGTCATCGACCTCACCCGACGGATCGATCTCCCACTGCTGTGGACCGAGCAGGGGCAAGCGCTCGGAATCCAATAG
- a CDS encoding DUF2924 domain-containing protein, translated as MDKLKVAKHREKRFMKRRAPVLDLGALSDEISGLSKAGITDLRERWKTLYGREPSGHIGRSSLIRVIAYRLQEGAFGGLKPSAQRILDRVCDGRGEVGQEGIPQRRASAGTVLIREWRGVSHRVTVLDNDVVYRGRRYKSLSEVARAITGTRWSGPLFFGLKRRAKEAVRG; from the coding sequence TTGGATAAGCTGAAGGTCGCGAAACATCGAGAGAAACGATTTATGAAGCGGCGGGCGCCCGTTCTGGACCTTGGTGCGCTCAGCGACGAGATTTCGGGTCTATCGAAGGCTGGTATCACGGACCTTCGCGAGCGGTGGAAGACCTTGTATGGCAGGGAGCCGTCAGGCCATATCGGCCGTTCCTCTCTGATTCGGGTAATCGCCTACCGCCTCCAGGAAGGGGCTTTCGGTGGTCTCAAGCCGTCCGCGCAACGGATCCTTGACCGTGTTTGCGATGGCCGCGGAGAGGTTGGTCAGGAGGGCATTCCGCAACGGCGAGCCAGTGCGGGGACCGTACTAATCCGGGAGTGGCGGGGGGTCAGCCACCGGGTCACTGTGCTCGACAACGACGTCGTCTACCGCGGTCGGCGTTACAAGTCGCTGTCGGAAGTAGCGCGCGCAATTACGGGGACCCGTTGGTCGGGACCTCTGTTCTTCGGACTCAAGCGCCGGGCCAAGGAGGCGGTACGTGGCTAA